Sequence from the Verrucomicrobiota bacterium genome:
GGTGATTCTCAATGCCGAGTTCCCTGGCCAGTTCGGAAACCGTGTGCAGCGCGTTAACGGCGTAGTCCTGCCAGCTTTCGCGCGTGGCGAATACTTCCGTCTGCAATCGAACGCCCGTTTCTGCTGCCTGGACTTCAATACGCACCACGTTTTCGGCCCGGATGTTGATGGGTTCGTGGAAAATGGTGAGCGGTTCGAGTTCGGCCACGGCTGTCAGCGTGGCGCGCAAGTCGGCCTCGTCGCACTCCGGATAGGTGGGCGCGACGGCAACATAGACGTGCAAGCCGGCTTCCTTCGCGGCGCGCAGCGCGGCCAGTCGCTGCGACGGCGCTGGGGCTTTCGGCTCATACACCTTGGCCAAGTCGTTGCGCATGGTGGGCAGGCTCATGCCAAAGACCAGACGTTTGCCGAAGCTCTGAAATAAATCGAAGTCGGCCCGCGCCAGCGGACTGCGGGTGAGGATGCGGACGTTGAGCGTGGATTCGTCGCGGATAAGTTCGAGGGAGCGGCGCACGAGGAAGCGCGCGTGCTCGGCCAATTCGCGCTGCCGCGCCGGGTCGGGATGGCGGATGACCTGATACGGGTCGGTCGTGCTGCAATAGATCACCGCGCGATTGCCGTCGGGCTTGAGTTGCTTGCGCGGCGTGTTCTCAGCGGAGCGCAGCGAGGTGAGGAATTTCTGTTCATCCCACGGCCGGAGCAGGACGTAATCGCCCCACTCGGCGTCCGGGTCTGTGACGCCGTATTCGGCAAGCTTCGGTCCTTGCTTGATGGTCGCCGCGCTCGGCACGTAACAAAACCGGCACGCGTGCGAGCATCCGACCGCCACGTTGAACGCCCAATTCGAGAGACTCTTGTAGATGAAATGATTCTCCGCGATGACGGCGGGCGCGTGCCAGAAATCCACGGGCGACTTCTGCAGCTTCAGGCCCAAGCGAGTTTGCGCTGATCTTCTCTCAAGGATTTTCACCCTTCGCAGATTCGGCAGGCGGTGCGTTTTCGACCAACTCGCGCACACAGGGGAGTTGTGTTCCCAAAACCTCGTCAACGATCCCAAGCCAATAGGCGTCCGTTGCCGAAAGAGAATTCTCGCTTTGTTGAAGTCGTTTGCACAGCGAATACACGAAATGCCACAGCGATTCCATCCGCGTTTCCATGTGCTCGAGCAATTTCGCTCTCCCCTCTTTCGCGAATTCTGCCTCCAACTCCTGCTTTTCTGCTTCGGTCAGATATAGCTGCCATCGCTTCGCGACAAATTTCTCCAGGAACTGACGATGCGGGCCGAAATTGAAGTCGTTGAACATCACAAAGTCGCCGACCGCCTTGGCAAGACCGCCACGAGTCAAAGTCCAGTAGCGACCTCTATTTTTGGCCAGTTCGTAATCAAGAATGAAGCGCAAGATATCCGTTTCAACTTCGCCCCAGTCACGATCCTTGGCATTGAGCCGCTCCCAGATAAAACCGCTCAGATCAGACGCCCCTTTGTAGTCTTCTAGCGCTTGCTGTGGCAACCTTCGCAGGTGAAATGAAAGTTGCCTCCGCAAGATAGCGCCGAACACATCGACCTCCGGTGCGTTTGGCAGACTGAGTTCTGTCCGAGCTTTTTGAAAGGAGGCTCGTTGACAGAGGAACAAGAACATGAACCGCTCTACGCTTCGTTCCGCGAGTCGGATGGCAAAGAACTCATTCGCGGCTTGAAGGTCATCCGCAATCGTCTGCGCTGCTTCGAGAGTGATTCCCTCCTCCAAATACTGTCGAGTCCCGTGGTAATGCACTTGAGCCTCCGGGTAGGCGATGGCGTAGTCGCCTGCTGCCAGGAGATCAGCAGCGGCACTGTGAGCGCTGCCGGTGACGACGGTGATGATTCGAGGGGCTTGGCCGTCTTGTCCCGGACACCGCAGCAGACCTGCGAGCACACCGCCCAATCGCGTGCTCCCACCTGGACTATCAATATAGACAGTTATGGGCTGATTGCCCTGTGATCGAAGAGAGCGAATTTGCGGCGTCAGCCTGTCGATCAACTCCTGGTTGATCGTCCCGGTTACGAAAACCGCGCGAGAATCATTGGCGCGATAGCTCGGATGTGGTTGGCCCATCGGAACTCATTCTTTCGCACAGCGCGCTAGAGCAGCCGTCGGGTAAGTGCTTTCTGTGTCATCAGCGTCGAACAACGCAGGTTGATCCTTCGCCTTCTTCCGGATGTTCTCAAAAAAAGAGGCGAGGTCGCTTCCGTAATTACGCCGCACGCGCTCCAGAGCAGAAGTCAACTCCTCGTCTGGGTCAGAGACGATTACAGTTTCACTCGGTTTCGTATTCGAATCCATGACGAGTGCAATGTAGCTGGTTTCAATATGAATCTGCAAGTGGTTTCTTGAATGGCCGAGTTCGGCCTAAATCCTCGACCAACTCCGCCAGTCGCATGCGCGATGTCACCGGCGTTTGAGCCGCTGCAGATATATGTGCGCATTCATCGTATCCGGATACGCCTCGGCCAGCGCGGCGGCACCAGCCAGAGGCCAAGCGCCACGGCCAGGAAAAAAGCGAGATAGATGATCGTAAAGACGTTCTCGCTGAGATCGAAGAACATCACCCGGTGCAGCCAGTGCTGGATGAATGACCCTTGGTAACGCTCTTCACCTCCGGCTAGCAATCGCCACCGATCTTCCCACGTAGTCAGAGGACAGACAAAGCCCGCGACTGACTCGGCAACCACCACACCGATGGCCACAAGGTGCGTCACACGAAACCAAAAGTTCCGCACGAAGACCCAGTGACGCAGCCAGCCGATCCAAATCAGCAGCAGCCCAATGATGACGAAAGCAACAAAGGCGGCATGAACAACCAACACCAAATCGGCCAGCACGAGATAAAACCGCTGGGGGCTTGTCATAAACCGACGATGCCGCAGCGTGTGCCGACTGACAAGGATACAGCACGACATACGTTGGCTGAAGTTGAGCTGCTCGAGATATTTCTCCCAATAGCATCGTCCAATTCTCCGGATTTCCCGGTGGCGGACGGGGCTTTGAGCGCCTATGGTTGCGACATGAGCACAGTCAGGTTCTGCAAAAATGCTCTTGTGTGGGCGCTTTTCCTCTTCCAGTGGCACTGGGTTAGCACCGAGTTGCGCGCCGACGATGTGCTGTTTGACGCCGACCGGCGACGCATGGTGGCGGAGCAACTTGCGGGTCCGGGTCGCGGCCTTACGAACGCACGGGTGCTGTCGGTCATGGGCAAGGTGCCACGGCATGAATTCGTGCCGGCGAGTCTGCGCACTCAGGCTTACGACGACCGTCCACTCCCCATCGGCCACGGGCAAACCATTTCGCAGCCCTTCATCGTCGCGTTCATGACGGAAAAGCTTGAACCGAAAGCCACCGACAAGATCCTGGAGATCGGCACCGGGTCCGGCTATCAGGCGGCCGTTCTCGCTGAATTGGTCGCCAAGGTCTATACGATTGAGATCGTCGAACCGCTGGCTCTTCGGGCGGAAGCCGACCTGAAACGTCTCGGCTACACCAACGTCCTGGTCAGGGCGGGCGACGGTTACAAAGGCTGGCCCGAAGCCGCACCGTTCGATGCGATCATCGTCACGTGCGCGCCCGATCATGTCCCGCAACCGTTGGTGGACCAACTCAAGGAAGGCGGACGGATGATCATTCCGGTCGGACCACTGGGCGACCAAGAGCTTTTTGTTCTGCAAAAGAAAGCAGGCAAGGTCGAGCAGCGCGCGGTTCTGCCGGTCCGGTTCGTACCCATGACGGGACGGAAGGGAGCAGACACAAAGCAGTGAACGCTTCGCTGGGGCAGCCGACGCTGTGGTTGGAGTCCAAGCTTTAGCTTGCGCCGGAGCGGTTGGCGATTCTGCAAGCTGAAGCTTGAACTCCAACTCCTGAATGCGACCCGTGAACCCGCAACGCCAACTCGGTCTGGTGAGCGCAACGGCGCTGGTCGTCGCCAATATGATCGGCACCGGCGTGTTCACGACCAGTGGATTTCTGCTGGCCGAATTGCGTTCGCCCTGGCTCGTGCTGGCAGCGTGGGCAGTGGGCGGCGTGATCGCCACGCTCGGCGCGCTCAGCTACGGAGCACTGGCTCGTCGCATCCCGGAGTCGGGCGGCGAATATCTTTTCCTTTCACGAACGCTGCATCCTGCCGCCGGTTATCTCGCAGGCTGGGTTTCGTTGTTGGTCGGGTTCTCGGCGCCATTGGCCGCCGCCGCTTTCGCGTTCGGAGAATACTCGAAGAGTTGGCTAACCGCCTGGTCTCCACGTATGAGCGGCACTCTGTTGGTCATCACCTTTTCCCTGTTGCACGCAGCGCACGTCCGACGCGGTGCGTGGGTGCAAAACGTCGCCGTTATTTTCAAGGTCGTTCTGATAGTGGTGTTCGCTGGGTTCGCTTTTTCGAAACTGCCGCTGCCCGTGGACATGGCCGTTGATGCGTTTCCGCTGTCCGCGTTTGGCGTATCGCTGGTGTGGATTTCTTTCAGCTACTCGGGCTGGAATGCGGCGATTTACATTGGGAGCGAGGTGCGCGATCCGGAGCGCAACCTGCCGCGCGCGTTGCTGCTGGGGACGGGATTGGTCACGTTCCTCTATCTCGCGCTCAACACCGTGTTCGTTTTCGCCGCGCCACCCGCAGCGCTGGCGGGCAAACTGGACATTGGCCGTGTCGCCGCCGAACACCTCGGCGGCCCGGCTTTGGCAAACGTCGTCGCCGCGCTCGTGGCGTTGACCTTGGTAAGCTCGACCTCATCGATGATCATGGCCGGCCCGCGGGTCTATGCGCGGATGGCGGCGGACGGCTATTTGCCATGTTGGTTGAAAACTCGAGAAGGCCCACCGCGCGCGGCAATTTTCTTCCAAGGTTTCCTCGCGCTCCTTCTACTCTGGACAACCGCATTCGAGGGCCTGCTCACTTACATCGGCTTCACACTCGGCTTGAGCACGGCGGCGACCGTGCTGGGGCTGGTGCGGCTGCGCCGGCGTGAAGGCAAACAATTGCGCGTGCCGGGCTGGCCGTGGGTGCCGACACTATTTCTGATCAGCGTATCGGGAACCACTGTGTTCAGCATCAGCCGTCGCCCGATGGAAAGTCTTCTCGGCATGGCGACCATTGGAGTTGGCTGGTTGGCCTGGCGATGGAGCCAAAGAAGGAAGTGAAACAACCAAAGCGCACACTCGAATGTCTCGGCCAGAACCAAGACGAGTGGTCTTCGAGAGCGTCGAACCGCCTCTATCACCGCTACTACCTGCGACCGAAACCGATTCTCCGCATCTTCAAAATCATGCTGGAGGACAAGGACGTTTGTGTCCGGTGACTGCCCGAAGGCTACGAATTCTTCAAAAGGCTTAGGCAACGCCGCAGCGACTTGGCGGCGGCACAATCGGCGGTAGGTTAGTTTCCGTTTCGGTGATTCTGAACTCGAATTTTTGCAAGTTGCGGAATCGCCCGCTGCGCCATTGCGAAGTACTCCGGGGACATTTCAAGTCCGACGCTTCGTAAACCTTGTTGTTCTGCAGCTGCGATTGCCGACCCGGATCCCATGAAAGGGTCCAGAATCACGCCTGTTTCAAAAGGGAGCACAGCGCGAACGATTTGGCGGATGAAGGCTTGAGGTTTTAGCGATGGATGACAAGCGATGTCTCTTTCCACCCTCGGTGCAACCCCCGATTGGATGAGATCTCGAAAAGGTGCGTCCTTCGAGGGTCGGCGCAAGGCCCCTGCTTTCCATTTGAGCAAATTGTCTCGGACCCGTCCCTCACAAGGTTTTCGGAAGACAAGCCACGGTTCCCATGACGACCGCGGGACAACCGAAAGCTGGCTGTATTTTCTGTGCGCTCCCTTTGGGCGATCACCTCCTCGTAAAGTTTTCACTATCCTGGCAACTTGGCCGCGCAACTCAAATCCGGCTTCCAAGAATTCTGCGATGACCAAGTGGAGCAAAAGATTTTGGGTCGCGAGAATGACGTGTCCCCCGGGAACAAGAACCTTGAAAAGTAGCGGAGCTAGTTGCCCGTGGAATTTTTTTACCTCCGCGATTTGGTTTTCGGTCAAGACAGTAAAACGCGGCATAGGACTTCGCTGATGCCCATCATAGTTAGGCGGCAGCCTCCAGATTCCGCCCTTGCCATTCTTTCTCTTGCGAAGTTCCTCCTTGGAATACTCGATGATCGCGTAAGGGGGGTCGGTGACAATTGCATGCACTGTCTTCGCTCGCCGCTTCTTCAACCACTCGAACGCATTGACACGGTAGATTGTATAGCGGTTCGGCTGCTTCATGAGTGAGTTTTCCGGGAATGAGTGAATGGAGTGAGGATTTCCACCATGACGGCATGCCGCACGGCCCTGCGCGGCTTGTCGTTTGCGCCCTTTTCGACGGCCCGTACGTAATTCACGGCTCCGTCACTTGCCTTCGCGTCTTCGTCTGCCAAACGTGCATCAACTTCGGCTTCAAATTCGTTCAACGCTTTTCGCACGTTCGTGCGCTTTTTTTCAGAAAAGTCATGTGATCTAAGGAGACTCGCAGCGGCAATAAAAAGTGTGTAGAAATCCGTCTTGTTGCTCCAACGCGTAGCTTTGATGTCGGGGAGAACCTTCTGAATCATTTCGAGTGTTCGGTCGAACAGCCTGTGACCCTTCCGCTGCTCGGGGAATTCATCTTCATAGTCTTCGTACTGGCGGTAGTACTCGTCGAGAACCGCCGCACTCCCGCCTTGCGGCCCGTGCAGCGTTCCAATCATCAATTCGCTCACGAACTCCACGTCTCCCATGCGCCGAATTGATGCCGTAGAGACGATTTTGTTTTCAGCCCAATACTCGATATCTGCAAGCTTTTCGATCAGTTTCACAAACGGACCTGAAAACGTCGCGTGTCTAAGCTCCTGAGGTTTGAGAGGCGTCAAGAACTTGTTCAGGCGACGAAACATGTCACGTACTTGTTCGTCATCTTCAGTGTTCAGATAACGCACGGCGAACTTGTATCCGTAGAGCTTCTTTTTTTCGTCTGGGTTGAGATCGTTGATAGTCTTGTTCCGCCATTCGGAGTTTGGCTCAAGCTTATCAAGAGTGAATTTGTTGAAGTCCTTTTCCTCAGGGTCGATTTCAGCCCCGAGGAATTGGAGCACTGCTCGAGTCCGCTGTTGTCCATCTACGATTGCGTAAGTGACTTTCCCCTCAGGCGTAGTTGTCTGTTGGATGTAGATCTCCGGTACGGGCAAGTCCATGAGTATGGATTCGACCAAAGAGCATTTCTGTCGAGCGGCCCAAACAGGTTTTCTTTGAAACGGAGGTTTGATTATCAGCGTTCCCTCCAAATATCGGTCGCGAAACCAGGCTACATTTTGTTGCGTTGATTCGAAGTTCATATTGGTGTTTAGATTGAAACAATGGCCTTCAATTCGCTCAAGCCA
This genomic interval carries:
- a CDS encoding ATP-dependent Clp protease proteolytic subunit; the protein is MGQPHPSYRANDSRAVFVTGTINQELIDRLTPQIRSLRSQGNQPITVYIDSPGGSTRLGGVLAGLLRCPGQDGQAPRIITVVTGSAHSAAADLLAAGDYAIAYPEAQVHYHGTRQYLEEGITLEAAQTIADDLQAANEFFAIRLAERSVERFMFLFLCQRASFQKARTELSLPNAPEVDVFGAILRRQLSFHLRRLPQQALEDYKGASDLSGFIWERLNAKDRDWGEVETDILRFILDYELAKNRGRYWTLTRGGLAKAVGDFVMFNDFNFGPHRQFLEKFVAKRWQLYLTEAEKQELEAEFAKEGRAKLLEHMETRMESLWHFVYSLCKRLQQSENSLSATDAYWLGIVDEVLGTQLPCVRELVENAPPAESAKGENP
- a CDS encoding protein-L-isoaspartate(D-aspartate) O-methyltransferase produces the protein MSTVRFCKNALVWALFLFQWHWVSTELRADDVLFDADRRRMVAEQLAGPGRGLTNARVLSVMGKVPRHEFVPASLRTQAYDDRPLPIGHGQTISQPFIVAFMTEKLEPKATDKILEIGTGSGYQAAVLAELVAKVYTIEIVEPLALRAEADLKRLGYTNVLVRAGDGYKGWPEAAPFDAIIVTCAPDHVPQPLVDQLKEGGRMIIPVGPLGDQELFVLQKKAGKVEQRAVLPVRFVPMTGRKGADTKQ
- a CDS encoding site-specific DNA-methyltransferase, whose amino-acid sequence is MKQPNRYTIYRVNAFEWLKKRRAKTVHAIVTDPPYAIIEYSKEELRKRKNGKGGIWRLPPNYDGHQRSPMPRFTVLTENQIAEVKKFHGQLAPLLFKVLVPGGHVILATQNLLLHLVIAEFLEAGFELRGQVARIVKTLRGGDRPKGAHRKYSQLSVVPRSSWEPWLVFRKPCEGRVRDNLLKWKAGALRRPSKDAPFRDLIQSGVAPRVERDIACHPSLKPQAFIRQIVRAVLPFETGVILDPFMGSGSAIAAAEQQGLRSVGLEMSPEYFAMAQRAIPQLAKIRVQNHRNGN
- a CDS encoding DUF262 domain-containing protein; the protein is MNFESTQQNVAWFRDRYLEGTLIIKPPFQRKPVWAARQKCSLVESILMDLPVPEIYIQQTTTPEGKVTYAIVDGQQRTRAVLQFLGAEIDPEEKDFNKFTLDKLEPNSEWRNKTINDLNPDEKKKLYGYKFAVRYLNTEDDEQVRDMFRRLNKFLTPLKPQELRHATFSGPFVKLIEKLADIEYWAENKIVSTASIRRMGDVEFVSELMIGTLHGPQGGSAAVLDEYYRQYEDYEDEFPEQRKGHRLFDRTLEMIQKVLPDIKATRWSNKTDFYTLFIAAASLLRSHDFSEKKRTNVRKALNEFEAEVDARLADEDAKASDGAVNYVRAVEKGANDKPRRAVRHAVMVEILTPFTHSRKTHS
- a CDS encoding amino acid permease, with amino-acid sequence MRPVNPQRQLGLVSATALVVANMIGTGVFTTSGFLLAELRSPWLVLAAWAVGGVIATLGALSYGALARRIPESGGEYLFLSRTLHPAAGYLAGWVSLLVGFSAPLAAAAFAFGEYSKSWLTAWSPRMSGTLLVITFSLLHAAHVRRGAWVQNVAVIFKVVLIVVFAGFAFSKLPLPVDMAVDAFPLSAFGVSLVWISFSYSGWNAAIYIGSEVRDPERNLPRALLLGTGLVTFLYLALNTVFVFAAPPAALAGKLDIGRVAAEHLGGPALANVVAALVALTLVSSTSSMIMAGPRVYARMAADGYLPCWLKTREGPPRAAIFFQGFLALLLLWTTAFEGLLTYIGFTLGLSTAATVLGLVRLRRREGKQLRVPGWPWVPTLFLISVSGTTVFSISRRPMESLLGMATIGVGWLAWRWSQRRK
- a CDS encoding DUF2784 domain-containing protein, producing the protein MTSPQRFYLVLADLVLVVHAAFVAFVIIGLLLIWIGWLRHWVFVRNFWFRVTHLVAIGVVVAESVAGFVCPLTTWEDRWRLLAGGEERYQGSFIQHWLHRVMFFDLSENVFTIIYLAFFLAVALGLWLVPPRWPRRIRIR